In Lolium rigidum isolate FL_2022 chromosome 7, APGP_CSIRO_Lrig_0.1, whole genome shotgun sequence, the DNA window GTGCAAGAATCAGAGTATACAAAATATAGCATTGAGGATGACTATGATACCATAAGTAAAATAAGCAGATTTTCCTGTCCTCAATGCAAATTTGCACTTAACTTTTACTTGTTATGAACCAGGTATTTGTACGTATTTATCTCATTTCGAGCAGACAACCCCCTTGTGTATTGAATTTGCTCAcctgtgtgtttttttttttttgagaacctgTCTATGTATTTAGAGGCTAGTTGTCACTATCGCTTTTTCGACTAAGATATTACTTTTAGTTACAATGATACTTTACAAGAGCATTATTCACAGGATGGAATATATTTACATTTTGCTGCTTGTTTAATTCTTAGGTTGTTATTGATTTTGCATCTCTGTATTGCGTAAAGTGAACTTTTTTCAAAGCATGCTCGCTGAAATCCCTTTCTGGATCCTTGGTAAATCAACACCTGGAAAAAATCGGTAATGAAAGTGGTTAAAAAATTATTAAAATAATATCATCGAATCGTGATAAATTGTGAAAGTAAACTGTTTTCAGACCATTGTGTTTAGATACGGTTATAGCACTATAAATTCTATGTTTTTCTGATTGCAGTGCCTTGCGAAGATGCCTACATCTTGAAGTTTTGTTGAAAGTGTTTACTTTGTGTTGTTCTGTGAAATATAATCCTGTCATGTGCACTTAGCCATCAGTTGTAACTTTATTTTAAAACCAGGTGGTACTATTGTTCTGTATGATCGTAAGGTCGTCCGTAACTTCCGAAAGGATGGTCATGATTGGAAGAAAAAGAAGGATGGCAAGACTGTCCAAGAAGCCCATGAAAAACTGAAGGTGAACCTCCCCCCCACATTTTTTTGACTGTGAAGCCCCTACGGTGTGATTTTATTTTTCATTAAATATATATAGAGCAAAATAGGTAATGAATTCTGTCATTTCACAGATAGGTAATGAAGAGAGGGTTCATGTCTATTACGCTCGAGGTGAGCATAATCCAAATTTCTTTAGGAGATGCTACTGGCTGCTTGACAAGTAAGACTTCAGCTCTACAAGTTCTTTTTTGTGCAATATTCATTACATTGATATTTGTTTGCACAATTAATTTCTTGTTTCATGTAATCTGGTTAGACATATGCGGTGAACTTTTTACTGGATTATCAGAAGTGTTCGGTTGTCTAAGGCTAATACAAATCTAGAGACATTTGTCGTCAAAATTGTTTGTTATCTACAATCTTTCTGAATTTTTGTTGAATGTTTGTATCCTCTAGTCTGAGAAACAGCTTTATATTAGCAGTGGGTAAAGTTTCATCACCACAGTAACTGGGACTTGATCTGTAGCAATGACTTTTTCTAAGGCTTACAGAATGCAGAGTGGCATGCAATTAACATTTTCCACTGTATGTATCAGATATAAACTCAGATGTAAATACATCTCTTTGCTGACATGGTTCTTGATTGTTTCTTATTCAGAGAGGCTGAACGCATAGTTCTTGTGCATTATCGTCAAACATCTGAGGTTATTAGTTCCCCATCACACTTCTCTCTATTTTTTTGAAGTATAATTAAAAGGCGTATGTTAGGTTAACCATGCTTGTTCTGTTGTTCATACTATTGTACATACTGTGCAAGCATATTAGACCTATATGTTCTGTTACACATAAGTCTCCTAATATGGTTCCTCTTGACCAGGAAAATGCCATAGCACATCCTAGCACAGAAGCCGAAGCAGAAGCGCCTACAGTAAATGTGATTCAATATAATACCTCTCCTCCGACTTCAGCAGATTCAGTCTCTGCTCATACTGAGCTATCATTCTCTACTCCTGCACCAGAGGAAATTAACTCACATGGTGGCAGTGCAATTTCTAGTGGTGAGATAGCTTCAGTCTTAATGATGTGTTGAACGTGTATGCACTCATTGAGAGCTTCTCGATAAAATGCTATGCTCCAGTTAACTAAAATGTTGCTTCATTGCACTCTCCGATAGCATGATATCATAATATGTGCAGACTGTTTGCTGTACTTCTTACGATTCTACTACTGTATCTTGAATTGCTACCATGCAGAAACTGGCGGCTCTACTCTGGAGGAGTTTTGGGTACATCTACTCGAGTCATCTATGAATAAGGATACTTCTTCTTGCGGTGGGACTTTTGGACCGAACTGCAATATTTCATATTACTTTTACATAAAGTGTAATATTGCTCATATATAAAACAGGAGGATCCGTGGCATTCAGTCAGCAGATTGAATATGGACCGAAGGATTCTGAAAGTAACATCAACATTGCAAATAATGTAAGTGAGCTGCTTTATTGAATTGCAATACTAGTATACTGTATGACTAAAATTGTGTACAAACTGAATTGCAAGTTAGAATATTGAAATAAGCACTTACTTCTCTCAACCTCTTTTCTCTGTCAATACTCATGGTGTTTTTAGGTGTATGTTGCTCCCTCTGTTCATGAATACAAGGCCACATCGTTTCTCGTGTCAAACATTGACTATTGATTTAATTAACTAAATATAACTTATATGTCATTCAAAAATATATATTGGAAAGTTCATTGAAATGTGCATCCGATGATATAGTTTTAAATGACATGCAACTCATATTTGGTTAACCAAATTATTATTCAAAGTTTGCCTTAAAAAGCAAAGTGGCATTGTATTTAAGAACGGAGAAAGTATTTTTTTAATATGCAAGGTTTATATCTTGTGAATCAGTAGGTCTTCTGTTCTGCCACAATATATCTTTATATTTTTTCATATGAAATATTAAGCTTCTTATTTTGGGCTCTGGAAAACATGCctaagattttttttatttttttttccatTATAAATTGCCTAGCTTTTTTTTTACTAAAATAAGATATTATTGGTATTTTTTTGTTCTATTGTGTTTCCATGGAGATTAATGTGCAATGTGTGTAGATTTTTGTGTTAATTCCATACTGACGCATGGCATGGAAATCAGTTAATGCATCATCATAATGCATTAGGTCTGACAGTGGGGTTATGTGCTGCAAAGAGATTGGACGAgccaatcttttttttttctgtctTAGTTATTTTCTTGATCTTGAGCTAAAATATGATCTATCTTTCATCCGTTGGGGTTTAGAGGACATTTTTTCAAACATGTGATGTGATGGGTGCATATTTTGCTTCATTATTATCACTTTGTGACTCCACATTGGCAGCTTGGATGGATCACTAATTTATCTTATGCAGGCTATATTAGTTTCATCACTTTTTTTTTGACACATATTAGTTTCATCACTTAATTTGATGCTCAAAGCTTATTCTACTTATTATGCCCTCAATCAGGTACCTGCAAACCATGTTGGAGCTCTGGATCATCAAGGAGACCAGCCTCAATACCTTCTAACACAAGATCTAGATTCTATATCACAGCAATTTCTAAATTCTTCGCAGAAAActctagtggatggtaatattccTAATGATGTGCCTGCTAGGGAGAACAGTCTCGGACTGTGGAAGTACTTGAATGATGACAGTCCTTGTTTAGGGGATAATATTGTGAGCAACGAAAAATTCTTCAACATCACTGATTTCTCCCCAGAATGGTCTTACTCGACAGAGCATACCAAGGTTTGCCACTTTTATGTTGTATACTGAGCTACCATTCATTCTTGTTTAATCGTAGTTGCGTATTGACATTCCAACTCTTCAGTTTTGATCAGAATGTTCCACTACATCTTCATCTGACACCAGTTACCATTAAAAAAAGTCTATCATGTACTTCTCTTGTTAGGATGGTTGCTTTCATAACTGCAATGTAGTGAATTCATGTACATATATAATGTATTATACTGAAAAAGTTGCATTCGTAATCCACATGAGCTCATATACTTGTAAATTGTAATATTCTATCATATTAAAAAAATATTGACAGCTTCTGAATTGTAGATCCTGGTGGTTGGGCACTACAATGAGCACTACACACATCCTGGTGGTTCCAATATGTACGGTATCTTTGGTGATAATTGTGTTGCTGCACATATGGTTCAAACTGGTGTTTATCGTTTCATGGTTGGACCACATACACCTGGACAAGTGGAGTTTTATTTGACTCTGGATGGGAAAACGCCGATCAGCGAGGTTTTGAGTTTTGAGTATCGTAGTATGCCTGGCAGTTCATTGCAGACTGCGTTGAAGCCTTTGGACGATGAATACATGAAGTCAAAGCTTCAGATGCAGATGAGACTAGCTCGTCTACTGTTTGTTACAAACAAGAAAAAGATAGCACCAAGGCTTCTTGTCGAAGGTAGCAAAGTTTCCAATCTCATCTCGGCATCGCCAGAGAAGGAATGGACGGATCTGTGGAAAATTGCTAGTGATTCTGAAGGTACACATGTTCCTGCTACCGAGGACTTGCTTGAATTAGTAATGCGGAATAGATTGCAAGAATGGCTTTTGGAAAGAGTAATTGGAGGCCATAAGTCAACCGGCCGTGATGATCTAGGACAAGGACCTATCCATCTATGTTCTTTCCTTGGGTATACTTGGGCTATCCGCTTGTTTTCTGCGTCCGGGTTCTCCTTGGATTTTCGTGATTCTTCTGGCTGGACAGCTCTACACTGGGCTGCATATCACGGAAGGTATCCTTTATTTTCTAATTTTATATCCTTCCTTTCGCTGATTAGCATTGGAATATAGAAAAATGGCTGCAAAAATCATTTTTGTGTGTTCTGGTTCTGGCAAACTATGACATGTTTGTGAAATTTGCAAGTCAAACTTCATTGGACCTAACTGACTAGAAGCCTTCATTGTTTGTCAAACAAAATGAGCCACATATTGTTTTCAACGACCTGCTAGCTATGGAAAGGTCTATGTGAAAATTATCTCATCCACTGTATTAGATGGTTACCTTAGACACATTTGATTGTTCTCACCTTAGGTGACCAGTAATTTGTAATCTTGGAAACATTATGTGTTGGAATATACTGCTACATATATCTTTATGAATTAGAATCATCTTGTTAATTATTTTGCTTTAACTTTTGGCAGGGAAAGAATGGTTGCTGCTCTTTTATCTGCTGGAGCAAATCCAAGCCTGGTTACAGATCCTACATCGGATTCCCCTGGTGGATGCACTCCTGCTGATCTGGCAGCAAAACAAGGTTATGTGGGCTTAGCTGCATATCTTGCTGAGAAAGGATTGACCGCACATTTTGAGTCTATGTCACTGTCCAAGGATACTGGGCGATCACCATCAAGGACGAAACTGACAAAAGTACAGAGCGAGAAGTTTGAGAATCTTAGTGAACAAGAACTTTGCTTAAAAGAATCTTTAGCGGCCTATCGAAATGCTGCTGATGCTGCTAGTAATATCCAAGCCGCACTAAGGGATAGAACCCTTAAGCTCCAAACAAAAGCAATTCAGTTGGCTAATCCTGAGATTCAAGCAGCTGCGATAGTTGCTGCTATGAGGATTCAGCATGCATTCCGGAACTACAATAAAAAGAAAGAGATGAGAGCTGCTGCACGAATACAAAATCATTTCCGCACATGGAAGGTCAGAAGGAACTTCACAAACATGCGAAGACAAGCTATCAGAATACAGGTAAGTTGTATGTTTCTATTGCGTGATTTGATTTGTTTTCTATGGGGGAATTTATTGCATAAATATCCTCCATGCTGCTGAAAAGCACTTAATTTTTTATATTCAGTGTGTCGGAGGAACCAGGTGATGTCATTTGGAAGCTCTTATTTTTTTTTGGAGAGCAAATGGAGTTATTTCTCTGTGCTGTTATCACACAATTATCTGCTGTAATGATTATAATATTTCCCCAGGCTGCATACCGAGGCCATCAAGTGAGACGTCAGTACCGCAAGGTAATCTGGTCTGTTGGAGTTGTGGAGAAAGCTATTTTGCGATGGAGAAAGAAGAGAAAAGGCTTGCGCGGCATTGCAAATGGAATGCCAGTAGAAATGACAGTGGATGTGGAACCTGCAAGCACCGCAGAGGAAGGTTTCTTCCAGGCAAGCCGGCAACAAGCTGAGGACAGGTTTAATAGATCAGTGGTACGTGTTCAAGCTCTGTTTCGTTGTCATCGGGCACAACATGAGTACCGGAGGATGAGGATTGCTCATGAGGAGGCCAAGGTATGTATTTTACTCTCTTCAATACTGATCTGCAATTCTCTTTGGGTAGATGGCAGAGCTTGTGAGAATGCCTAAGGCGATATCTAAAATCCTGAATGAAGTTAGTTTAATAGGAAGTGTGTCTCTGAATATTGCCGTGATCCTACTGTTGCAGTATTTGCTTCATTTAGGATGCTTAAGCTTAATTTAGAATATGAGTGCAGACCGTTCTGAAGCCTATTTACAGAATAAATTAGATTGGCAAATTCCTAAGTTACATGTAATCATATATAGGAGACCTGCAACCAACAGCAAAACCACCACGCCGCTgcactgtttctgtttcttgttaCTATGAAACACCATGGTATTTTCTGAATCGTGTGCTTGTCACTGTTGGCGCAGCTGGAGTTCAGTGAAGAGCAGAAGCAGGGACCGGGACACAGGAGCTGAATTGGCTTTGTAGGTGCCTTGTAATTCTCTTCTTGTAAATTAAGAAGAACCACAGCTTGAGGATGCTGATGTACATTTTAGGACCATCTGATGCTTTTGGGGCAGTCTGGATTATGTATTCTCTGCTAGCGCATGTTACCATGGTTCGCAATTTGCCAGGGTTTTAGCTATGGCATTGTGCTTGCAGGTGTCTGTAGATGCAAGTACCGACCAGGTTGTAATTGCTAACAATAAGTGCCGCCTGGGCCAGTGACCTAATAGGATATTTTATCTAGCTAGTACTTCCTATTGCTTGCTTTCACGGCTTCGTTCATATTTATTTCAAAATTGGTGTTTCTTTTGGTCGATTAGTGTGAGATGACTTCAGTGAAACAATCAAGAAATCTGAGGTCAAACTTAATGTGAGATGACTTCAGTGACCAACGCAGATTATCAAGTTGAAAGCTTACGTAACGAATTAAGCACTAGAGGTACGTTCAATGTAATTTCCCCAACACTAGAGCTGGAGCTACTTTCAATGCCCCACAACCACAAGGTATAAACGTCGTAAAGAAAAAATCGTGGTAGTACTACATAACTGAAAAAACCAGTACACAGATCCAATTGCCTCTTCTGCCTGCTCCACTTGACCAGTCGATCTCATGGCCGGCGACGAAGGGGTTGTGGAGGGCTGCGAGCCTGACGGGCGCGCAGGCGGACGGAGACGACCCACGCAAACGCAGCGCATCGACGACGGGATGGATCTCCGAGCACTCCGATGAGCTCCTGCTAGAGATCGATCCTGCTTCCTAACATTACAAGACAAGGGTGTCAGTCAGCCAGAAGTGATTTAAATGGGGCAGTCATTGCGCAACTTGTTGTGCCATGATTATTAGCTCACCCACGAAGGCACATCGTCTGTccggatttgggagctgaaccagCGCCGCCTCCAGAAGTGGGTGCACAACCAGCACCTGCACCATTGAGCTACCTGCATCTTTCCACTTAACACAGCACTAGTTGTCTAGTTCCACAATCTCGTGTAGAGAACAAGTGAGCTCGAGCAATGGAGTTGGCGGCGGGGGCCATGGAGCCCCTCCGCGTCAAGCTCGGTCAGCTCGTCTTGGATGAACACAACCTTAATATCAGGGTGAAGAAGTGCGTGACGTCTCTCGCCTATGAGTTGAAGATAATGCACGCCGCCCTCCGCAAGGTGGGCGACATACCGCGCGACCAGCTCGAGGACCAGGTCCGTGTCTAGCCAGGAATGGTGAGGGAACTGTCATACGATATGGAGGATGCCGTCGACGCGTTCATGGTGCGCGTTGAAGAGAGCGCCGACGGTGAAGCCGCCACAATCAAGAGAGTTAAGAAGTTCCTCAAGAAGAGCACCAGATTATTCAGGAAGGGCAAGGATCTCCATCAGATCCATTGATGAAGCTCAAGGTCTCGCAAAGCAGCTGGGAGAGTTGCACTAGATGCACGATGCCAATGCTACTGATGCTATTGACCCTCGGCTGATGGCTATGTATAAAGATGCAACAGCCCTTGTTGGCATTGATGGCACACGAGATGAGCTCGTCCAGATGTTGATAAGTGATGAGGACTGGAAGAAACGAAAATTGAAGATAGTCTCCATTGTTGGATTTGGCGGATTGGGCAAAACAACTCTTGCCAAAGCAGGGTATGAGAAGATCAAAGTTCAATTTGATTGTGCGGCTTTTGTTTCGGTGTCTCAGAGTCCTGACATGAAAAGAGTTTTCAAGGATATGCTCTAT includes these proteins:
- the LOC124676912 gene encoding calmodulin-binding transcription activator CBT — translated: MAGASGREPLLRSEIHGFITYADLNFEKLKAEAAARWFRPNEIYAVLANNERFKVHAQPIDKPVSGTIVLYDRKVVRNFRKDGHDWKKKKDGKTVQEAHEKLKIGNEERVHVYYARGEHNPNFFRRCYWLLDKEAERIVLVHYRQTSEENAIAHPSTEAEAEAPTVNVIQYNTSPPTSADSVSAHTELSFSTPAPEEINSHGGSAISSETGGSTLEEFWVHLLESSMNKDTSSCGGSVAFSQQIEYGPKDSESNINIANNVPANHVGALDHQGDQPQYLLTQDLDSISQQFLNSSQKTLVDGNIPNDVPARENSLGLWKYLNDDSPCLGDNIVSNEKFFNITDFSPEWSYSTEHTKILVVGHYNEHYTHPGGSNMYGIFGDNCVAAHMVQTGVYRFMVGPHTPGQVEFYLTLDGKTPISEVLSFEYRSMPGSSLQTALKPLDDEYMKSKLQMQMRLARLLFVTNKKKIAPRLLVEGSKVSNLISASPEKEWTDLWKIASDSEGTHVPATEDLLELVMRNRLQEWLLERVIGGHKSTGRDDLGQGPIHLCSFLGYTWAIRLFSASGFSLDFRDSSGWTALHWAAYHGRERMVAALLSAGANPSLVTDPTSDSPGGCTPADLAAKQGYVGLAAYLAEKGLTAHFESMSLSKDTGRSPSRTKLTKVQSEKFENLSEQELCLKESLAAYRNAADAASNIQAALRDRTLKLQTKAIQLANPEIQAAAIVAAMRIQHAFRNYNKKKEMRAAARIQNHFRTWKVRRNFTNMRRQAIRIQAAYRGHQVRRQYRKVIWSVGVVEKAILRWRKKRKGLRGIANGMPVEMTVDVEPASTAEEGFFQASRQQAEDRFNRSVVRVQALFRCHRAQHEYRRMRIAHEEAKLEFSEEQKQGPGHRS